From the Pseudomonadota bacterium genome, the window TCCATGTACGCCGGGTTAGGCTGCAACGCGATGATCTTCAGGCACGTCACCTTCCGGGAACTGCCACCCTTGCTACGCTTCATCTCGGTACTTCCTGGCCGACTCGATCATATCCACGTAGGCCTTATCATTATCTGGGGATAGCGACCATTCCTCCTCCTCGTCCAGCGGCATCCGATATTCGCTAAGGAGCGACTCGAGCGCCTCAATCACCGTCATGGGAGCGTCCGATACAAGCGCGTTCCTACAAGTCCACTTAGGATCCGCACCTCGGGACAGCAGAAACGCAAACATCTCGGTATCAAGGGCACGAAACGCCCCAAGAAGAAAAACACATCCATTTGCCGGACTGATCTCAGCCCCACGGTGCAGCATCCAGTCTACGGCCTTCTGGTTTGCTGTGCGGCAGTGGTTCCGTTGTGTAGGTGAGAAGTTGGGGTGCCTACACCAGCTGTGCCGGTCAACCAATCGGACCAGGGTCGGCATTTCCGAACCCTCGCCTATTATGAGAGCACGCTCCTCAAGAGCACTATCCTCGAATCGCTCGGCCGCTATACACGCAAGATACACCTCTAGCCTAGAGAAAATCGGCTCGCTAACATCAATGCCGATTGGCCCGGATCTACGGGTGTATACCGGTGTCCCCGCAAAGCAAGTGAGCAGCAGATTGTCCACGTAGAGCGTATCCCCAACGTGGTACCAACTCACTCTAGTGCGGATATGCGAGGCCACAGCAAGGGCAATGACTGCCACCACGGCAATACACCCAACCAGAGCCACGTTGCGACCGTTCATTGCAGCCTAACAGCCAATTCTATCGACACCGCGACAATTTCCCACGCGACGTAATCCCAGGCTGGTTTTCCGCAAGTGAGCTACTAACACTCTGACCTGCCGACAGCTTTGACCGACGAGGCCTCGGTTGCAGTCTCCGAAGTTTGGCGCAAGCGCATCAATTTCCCACGCGACCTTTCCACGTTCCTGGGCCACAACCTACCAATCGCAAATCCCTGCGAGGACAGCGAAAATTCCATCAGCATGCGGGTTATATCGCGTGGGAAAATGTCGCAACACGCGACACTCTCCATCCTCGACCCCAATCCCAGGACATCATGCAGGACATCCGCCCAGCCGTACCCCAAAACCCTCCCCGCTTCATGGACCAGCTTCGCCTGACCATTCGCGCCAACGGCCTGAGCTACGAAACCGAGAAGACCTACGTCCACTGGACGCTTCGCTACATCCGCTTCCATTATCGCCGCCACCCGACAGAACTAGGTCCGGCCGAGGTTGAGCAGTTCCTCGGCGACCTTGCCGAGAACCAACAGTGCGCGGTAGCGACCCAGCGCCTAGCGCTCAACGCTATCGTATTCTTATACCACCGCCACCTACGAACCCCTTTGGGACACCTGGACTACCGCCCTGCCAAGCGCCAACGTCGCATGCCCACGGTCTTTACCCACGCCGAGGCCCAGGCAGTCATCGCCGAACTCACAGGCACCGGCAAAGTCATCGGATCCTTGCTCTACGGGTCGGGCCTACGCGTCTCGGAGGCACTACGCCTGCGCATCAAAGACCTGGATTTCGTCTCCCGCCAAATTACCGTCCGCGACGGAAAGGGGGGCAACGAACGGGCAACACTCTTGCCTACCTCGCTAGACGAGGTGCTGGAAGAGCAGATCCGAGAGGTCGAAGAGCTCCACGCCTACGATCTAAACCGCGGCTACGGCGAGGTCTGGATGCCGGATGCGCTTGCGCGGAAGTACCCGCGGGCGGCGAAGAGCACGCCGTGGCAGTTCCTGTTCCCTGCTACTCAGCTAGCGCCGGACCCTCGCAGCGGCGTTGTCAGACGCCACCACGTCCACCGGTCGGCGGTCCAGCGCGCGGTCGCCAACGCCATCCGGGCGTCCGGATTTCGCCGCCGCGCGAGCTGCCACACGTTTCGCCATTCCTTCGCCACCCGCCTGGTGGAGACGGGCTACGACATCAAACTCGTCCAATCCCTCCTTGGTCACCGGGACATCCGGACCACCGAAATCTACCTTCACGTGGTCCGCAATCGCGCGGGAGCCATCGAGAGTCCGGTAGATCGCGCGCCTTAGCCGCACTTGCATCGCTTCACCAATGGCCCCAGGTCCCTCCAAACCCGTGACCTTGGAGCCCCCACCGCTCCACCAGTACCATAGGCGGCTGCCCTTCCCAACACCCTGACCCCAAAGGCCCGCAGCGCATGGCGCCATCCGATAACCAATCCGACGAGCAACCCCAAGACTCCGCCACCTTCTCCTTCGTCGAGATGGAGCACGCCATCCTGGCCTTCTGGGAGCGCACCGGCGCCTTCGAGCGCAGCCTCGAGCGGACCCGCGACGCGAAGCCGTACATCTTCTACGACGGCCCCCCGTTTGCCACCGGCCTGCCCCACCACGGCCACCTGGTGGCAAGCACCCTGAAGGACATCGTCCCGCGCTACTGGACGATGCAGGGTCGTTACGTCCAGCGCCGCTTCGGCTGGGACTGCCACGGCCTGCCCATCGAGCACGAGATCGACAAGCAGCTGGGCATGTCGGCCCACGAGGCGGTGGCGAAGCTGGGGATTGCGGGCTACAACGATGAGTGCCGGGCGATCGTTCAGCGCTACGTGAAGGAGTGGCGCCACACGATCACCCGCCTGGGGCGCTGGATCGACTTCGACAACGACTACAAGACCATGGACCCCTGGTTCATGGAATCGGTGTGGTGGGCCTTTAAGCAGCTCTGGGACAAGGGCCTGATCTATCAGGGCGTGAAAGTCATGCCGGTGTCCACGGCGCTGGGCACGCCGCTGTCGAACTTCGAGGCCACCTCGAACTACCACGACGTGCAGGACCCAGCGGTCACGGTGCTGATGCCCCTGCGCGACGAGCGGGCGAGCCTGGCCATCTGGACCACCACGCCCTGGACCCTGCCGTCCAACCTGGCGGTCTGCGTGGGCGCGGATATCGAGTACGTGCTGGCGGAGGACAAGCAGACCCAGCAGCGCCTGTACCTGGCATCGGCGCGCCTTGAGGCCTACGGGGGCGAGGAGCGTCTAACGGTCCTTGAGCGCCTAAGCGGCGACGCTCTCGTCGGCAAGGCCTACGACCCGGTCTTCCCCTACTTCGCGGACCAGCGCGAGCAGGGTGCCTTCGTGGTGGTGAGCGATGACTACGTGACCACCGACAGCGGCACGGGGCTGGTGCACCAGGCGCCGGCCTTCGGTGAGGACGACTACCGCGTGCTGCGCGCCCACGACATCTCGGCCTTCGCGGCGCCGGTCACGGTAAACGGCGAGTTCACGGCCCAGGTGCCGGACTACCAGGGTCAGCACGTGAAGGAAGCGGACAAGGGGATTATCCGCCGCCTGAAGGACACGGGCGCGCTCTACAAGCAGGACGTCATCGACCACAGCTATCCCTTCTGCCCGCGCTCGGACACGCCGCTCATCTACCTAGCGGTGCCGTCCTGGTTCGTGAGTGTCACCAGCATTCAGGAGAAGCTGGTCGACGCCAACGAGCAAATCCGCTGGGTGCCGGATCACATCAAGCACGGCCGCTTCGGCAAGTGGCTTGAGGGCGCCATCGACTGGGCGATTTCGCGCAACCGTGTGTGGGGCACGCCCCTGCCCATCTGGATCAACGATGAGACGGGCAGCATGAAGTGCTTCGGCTCCATCGCGGAGCTGGCCGAGGCGACGGGCGTCACGGTCACAGATCTGCACCGCGAACACGTCGATCCGTTGACCTTCACGGTCGACGGCGAGGCGGGCACCTACGCGCGCATCAGCGAGGTGCTGGACTGCTGGTTCGAGTCGGGCTCGATGCCCTACGCGCAGCTGCATTACCCGTTCGAGAACGAGGAGCTCTTCCAGGAGGGCTTCCCGGCGGAATTTATCGCCGAGGGCCTGGACCAGACCCGCGGTTGGTTCTACACGCTCACGGTGTTGGCGGCGGCGATCTTCGATCAGCCGGCGTTCCAGAACGTGATCGTCAACGGCATGGTGATGGCGCAGGACGGCAAGAAGATGTCCAAGCGACTGCGCAACTACACGCCGCCCGACGACCTAATGGAAAAGTACGGTGCGGACGCCCTGCGCCTGTACCTGATCAACTCGGGGCTGGTGCGCGGCGAGGAGCAGCGCTTTGCGGACAGCGGCGTGCGCGACATGACCCGTCGCGCGTTGCTGCCCTGGTACAACGCCTTCTCCTTCCTCAAGACCTACGCGGAGATCGACGGCTGGTCGCCGGGCACCACCCACGCGGGGAGCGACAACGTCCTGGACGCCTGGCTCATCTCCCGCCTGCAGACCTTGAAGACTCGCATCGCCGAGGAGATGGAGGCCTACCGCCTCTACAACGTCGTGCCGCAGCTTTTCAACTTCATCGAAGATCTGACCAACTGGTACATACGCTTAAACCGCTCGCGCTACTGGGGCGAGGAGAACACGGCGGACAAGCAGGCGGCCTACGCGACGCTGTACACGGCCCTGATGGAACTATCCAAGGTAATGGCACCCTTCACGCCGTTCCTCTCGGAGCACCTGTACCGCCAGCTGGCGGGTCTTGCAGGCGCTGGCGCGGCGCCATCGCCGGAGTCGGTGCACCTATGCGACTACCCGAAGGCGGACGAGTCGCTCATTCGTTCGGACCTGGAGACGGCCGTCGACCGAATGCAGCAGGTGATTCTGTTAGGTCGTCAGAAGCGCGAGGAGATGAAGATCGGCCTGCGCACGCCCCTAGTGAGCCTGACCGTCGTCAGTCGCGACACGCACCTGCTGGACGACATGCGCGCGCTCGAGTCCTACCTGCGCGAGGAGCTGAACGTGCGCGAGGTAGGCTACGACAGCGATGAGTCGGCCTATATCGAGCTGGTGGCGAAGCCCAACTTCAAGCTGCTGGGTAAGCGCTTGGGTAAGCGCATGAAGACCTTCCAGCAAGCGATCCGATCCTTGAGCCACGAGCAGATCAGCAAGTTGCAGTCTGCGGGGGAAATCACCCTCGAAGATGAGACCTTTACAACGGAGGAGATCGAGGTTTTGCAGCAGGCGAAGCCGGGCACGAACACGGTGTCCAACGCGCGTATCGCCGTGGACCTCGACTGCAAGCTCACGCCGGAGCTGATCCGCGGCGGCTACGCCCGTGAGATCGTCAATCGCATCCAGCGTTCGCGCAAGGAGATGGGCCTGGAGGTGAGCGATCGCATCGAGGTGGTGTACGCGGCCGAGGGCGATTTAGCGACGGCAGCGATGGAGCATGCGCAGTACATCGCGGGCGAAGTGCTGGCGACGTCCTTCGCCAAAGGACAGCCGGATCAGCTGAGCGCGCAGATCGATGGGATGGACCTGCGCTTCTCGATCACGCGCGTCAGCTGAGCGGCCTCGCTGCCGCAACAGCAGAACACCTGCGGCCTCGGCGGGGAGAGGATGCAGCTAAGTGGGGGCGGCGGGCAGCAACTTGCGTCGCCGTCTCACCCTACCACCGCGCTGTAGCACGCTCGTAGGCCAGCCGCTCCTCGCGCCGATCGAGTTCGATTAGCAACTCGGTGATCTCGCTCTCCAGCGCCCCCTGCTCCTCCGCCAGCGCCTTCACCTGCGCGAGCAATTCGGCGCGGCGATCGGCCGTCACGCCGTCCCGAATCAGCTCGGCCTCCGCCTCCTGCACATCTTCCTTCACCGAGGCCAAGCGCGACTCCCTACGCTGCAACTGCTGTTCCGCCTCACGCACGGCCGACGCGACCTCCCAGATCTGCCTCCCGGCGTTCCAGCCCATCAGGAAGTCCGCCTCCAGATCAGCCGGACAAGCGCCCCGGTAGGCATTTCCGGACTGGCCCTGATCGAAGCCGTTAGCTGGACGGCAGAACTGGCGTAAACCCGCTTCTCGGCCATCCTGGTACGCGGCCAGGTCCGGCGATACCCCATGCCGGGCGCACACCTCGCGGTGCTTCGATATGCGGGACGCATCGAGCCCCCGGGCGCCGTCCTCGAAGCCAATCGTGCGCCAATCCGCGAGCTGGCACTGCTCTTCGTCCATGTGCGCACAACCGGCGAGCAGCCCTGCCAGCACGGCGAGGGTACCGAGCCGACGCGTGGGGGAAACGGGGTGAGAAAGAAGCATGGAGGCACCTGAGAGCGACGGTAGTATGAGAGCGACTGTCCCGGGTGCGACGCTGATCGCCCCGACTGCCGAACCCTACCTGCTCCACCGAGCGGCCTGCGTGCACTGACACACGTTTGCGTTATTGCAGCGCCCGACGGCGGGACATAATGCCCGTAGAAGGCTGCGGCACAGCTCAGCCTGATCATCGATGGCTTGCCCTCGACTAGCGCGCAGATCGCCCTGGCAGTGGAGCTGATGATCGCCTTCGCCTGCACGTTGCGTTCCTAGTCCCACGCCCTCGTGCGCGGGACTGAGCAGGGGAAGACCCGGCGAGCCAAGCGCGGTATCAAGCTACACTCCCTTCACCCACCACGGCTCAAAAGGAGTGCTGCTGATGCGCGCGCTAATCGTACTGATCATCACCACGGCAGCGGCGGCCTACGCCCAAGCCCCAACGGGGAACGCGGACGACGCCTCGATCACGCAAGCCAACAAGGCCCTGGCACGTGGCTTCTACGACGACCTGTGGTTCAACGACCGCACGGACCGCTACGAGCAGTACCTGGCGCCTAACTACGTGGCCCACGACATCGGCGATCGCAAGGGCGTGACCGAGCCCGCCGCGGAGCAGAAGCTGATCGCCGATCAGTTCTGGGACAACGGCGACATGTCCGCATCTTCCCTCGACTACCAGATCGCCGAGGGCGACCTGGTCGCCACCCGCTGGACCTGGCGCTACGAGCCCGAGACCCTCTTCGGCAAGCTCCTGTTCGGCAGCACGGACATTCCCATCATCAATGTGTTCCGCGTTGAGGACGGGAAAATCGTCGAGCTGTGGAATCACCGCCACGATATCGATACGGGCATGACCAAGATTTTCATGGCCAAGGGTCTGGGCGTCGGGTTACTGATCGCGCTGATTCCCACGCTTTACGCCTTCCGCCTGCGAGGCAAGTTGCGCGCGGCGCTGGCCGCCCACTGAAAGCCCAGGACTGCTAAAGCTGATCCCGGGCATGGAGTCCGTCGTTTAAAGCAGGATTGAGCGAAACAGGCGAACCCTCGAGCTGAACTCCCGACAAGACTCAACCTTGCGTTGGCAATTGGGTCTCCCTCCACTGCCCTCGATAGCCGCTGCCGGGCGGATGGCCGCACGTCGCGGCCATCCATAGTTAGGGAGAAAGCGCCCGGGCGCGCTGTTAGTCCTCAAGCGCGTCGACGAGTTGGCGCAGCATCGCCACTGACTCAAGCGACGGGGCCGCACGCAGGAACGGCGACGATGAGGCGACCGGCGTCTGCCGTGGATCGCAGAGCACCTCCAGGCATCGCTGCAGCTGCTTCGGCTCGAGGCCGCAGCGCTCCAACCACGCCTTCGCCTTCGGCGACGACTCCACTTGCTTGAGCAAGCACTCCAGGAAGCGGCACCAACGCTCGGTGGCGCCATCGGGTTCGTCGCGGCCCGTGGGCGGCGGGTGGTTGCCCCCGTGCCAGGCGGCGCCGGTCACGATCTGCTCCCGCGTGAAGGGCCGCTGGCGCAGCGTGTTGCCCTTGGCCCGCAGGAGGAAGCGATAGACGCCGTTCGCCGTCGCCGTGGTGCTGGTGCGAAACACGCCGGGCTCCTCCTCCACCAGGGGCAGGCTCACCTGCGTACCGTCGGGTCGGGTGATTTCGGCGTGCACGCTCGCCCGTTGCTCCACGGGTAGACCGTACTCGGTCAGCACCGCTTGCACGCTCATCTCGGCACCCGCCTCGTAGCCCGTCTGCGCCAAACTCGCGCGCATGCGCAGGTTGCTGTAGCTGTGCACGTTTAGGCTATAGCGGATCCCATGCTGCAGGGTTTGCTCGTAGAGGGCGAAGTTCTCCTTCTCGAGCCGACTGAGGTAGCGCTTGTAGGCGCGATCGTCAATCTCCAGCACCGCGCGCCATTGCCCCGCCGCCGCGCCGGCGCCGAGCGGTACCGGTAGGCTCATGCGGTAGTAGCTCGTGTTCTGGCCGGAGATGTACTCGGTGCCTGGCAGGGCGCTGGCGACGCTCGGGGTCAGCAGCTCGCCGTCGGGCGTGAGCAGGGAGAAGCAGATCACCTCCGGCGCGGGCGTGAGCAGTATCACGTCGCTGGTGATATCGGTCTCCGTGAGGTTGAAGGGGATGCAGTGTTGCTGGCGCGCGCCGAGGAATCCCTGGGGGTCGAGCACGATGTCCTCGTTGGTGACGCCGGCGAGGATCTGCAGGTAGTACTTGGCCAACAGGAAGTAGTCGTCGCCGGCGAGATCGCCGGTCAACAGCAGGTAGCCGCCGGTGCCGTTGGTCAAGGCGGTCAGCGCCGTCGGCTGGATGACATCGGCGGTGCCGAGGCCGATCGCGTACACGCGGTCGTCGATCATGTGATCGACGTCGGCGATGTAGTCGGCGGCGGTCTCGTGACCGTCGGTGAACACGATCATCGCGCGCACGTCGTAGCTCGTCTGCGGGGCGAGCGCGCCCTGCGCCTGCTGCACGCCGTCGCCGATGGCGGTGGCGCCAGCCGGGTTAGGCGTATGGCCCTCTACGGCGATCTTGGCGGCGGCGCGACCGGCACCGAACACGGGCACGCCGGCGACAGTGACGGGCATGACGTCGTAAGCGTCGTGGTCGAAGCTAACGATGCCGATCGCATTGTCCTCTTGAATCACCTCGAGCAGCGGTGGCACCGAGGCCTTGAGCACGTCCACGCGCTTCGGTAGATCCGAGAGGCCCGACGCCCAGCCCATGCTCTGGGACTGGTCCAGCACGAGCTCGACGGCCACCGTGGGGCGCGTCACCGTATTGGCGCTGATCGGGATGGTCCATTGCTGGCCGGTCTCGACCCATTCGATGGTAACGCTGCCGTTCGCCGTGTCGC encodes:
- a CDS encoding integron integrase, encoding MQDIRPAVPQNPPRFMDQLRLTIRANGLSYETEKTYVHWTLRYIRFHYRRHPTELGPAEVEQFLGDLAENQQCAVATQRLALNAIVFLYHRHLRTPLGHLDYRPAKRQRRMPTVFTHAEAQAVIAELTGTGKVIGSLLYGSGLRVSEALRLRIKDLDFVSRQITVRDGKGGNERATLLPTSLDEVLEEQIREVEELHAYDLNRGYGEVWMPDALARKYPRAAKSTPWQFLFPATQLAPDPRSGVVRRHHVHRSAVQRAVANAIRASGFRRRASCHTFRHSFATRLVETGYDIKLVQSLLGHRDIRTTEIYLHVVRNRAGAIESPVDRAP
- the ileS gene encoding isoleucine--tRNA ligase translates to MAPSDNQSDEQPQDSATFSFVEMEHAILAFWERTGAFERSLERTRDAKPYIFYDGPPFATGLPHHGHLVASTLKDIVPRYWTMQGRYVQRRFGWDCHGLPIEHEIDKQLGMSAHEAVAKLGIAGYNDECRAIVQRYVKEWRHTITRLGRWIDFDNDYKTMDPWFMESVWWAFKQLWDKGLIYQGVKVMPVSTALGTPLSNFEATSNYHDVQDPAVTVLMPLRDERASLAIWTTTPWTLPSNLAVCVGADIEYVLAEDKQTQQRLYLASARLEAYGGEERLTVLERLSGDALVGKAYDPVFPYFADQREQGAFVVVSDDYVTTDSGTGLVHQAPAFGEDDYRVLRAHDISAFAAPVTVNGEFTAQVPDYQGQHVKEADKGIIRRLKDTGALYKQDVIDHSYPFCPRSDTPLIYLAVPSWFVSVTSIQEKLVDANEQIRWVPDHIKHGRFGKWLEGAIDWAISRNRVWGTPLPIWINDETGSMKCFGSIAELAEATGVTVTDLHREHVDPLTFTVDGEAGTYARISEVLDCWFESGSMPYAQLHYPFENEELFQEGFPAEFIAEGLDQTRGWFYTLTVLAAAIFDQPAFQNVIVNGMVMAQDGKKMSKRLRNYTPPDDLMEKYGADALRLYLINSGLVRGEEQRFADSGVRDMTRRALLPWYNAFSFLKTYAEIDGWSPGTTHAGSDNVLDAWLISRLQTLKTRIAEEMEAYRLYNVVPQLFNFIEDLTNWYIRLNRSRYWGEENTADKQAAYATLYTALMELSKVMAPFTPFLSEHLYRQLAGLAGAGAAPSPESVHLCDYPKADESLIRSDLETAVDRMQQVILLGRQKREEMKIGLRTPLVSLTVVSRDTHLLDDMRALESYLREELNVREVGYDSDESAYIELVAKPNFKLLGKRLGKRMKTFQQAIRSLSHEQISKLQSAGEITLEDETFTTEEIEVLQQAKPGTNTVSNARIAVDLDCKLTPELIRGGYAREIVNRIQRSRKEMGLEVSDRIEVVYAAEGDLATAAMEHAQYIAGEVLATSFAKGQPDQLSAQIDGMDLRFSITRVS
- a CDS encoding DUF2799 domain-containing protein, translating into MLLSHPVSPTRRLGTLAVLAGLLAGCAHMDEEQCQLADWRTIGFEDGARGLDASRISKHREVCARHGVSPDLAAYQDGREAGLRQFCRPANGFDQGQSGNAYRGACPADLEADFLMGWNAGRQIWEVASAVREAEQQLQRRESRLASVKEDVQEAEAELIRDGVTADRRAELLAQVKALAEEQGALESEITELLIELDRREERLAYERATARW
- a CDS encoding nuclear transport factor 2 family protein, whose protein sequence is MRALIVLIITTAAAAYAQAPTGNADDASITQANKALARGFYDDLWFNDRTDRYEQYLAPNYVAHDIGDRKGVTEPAAEQKLIADQFWDNGDMSASSLDYQIAEGDLVATRWTWRYEPETLFGKLLFGSTDIPIINVFRVEDGKIVELWNHRHDIDTGMTKIFMAKGLGVGLLIALIPTLYAFRLRGKLRAALAAH